TGACCATACCATAGTTGGCTGACGACATCGAGAAGCCGTTCTTATCCATATTTGCAGTAGTGATGGAAGCACAGATGATAAAGTTGGCAGCACCGTAGGACTGTGTATAGTAGGGTTCAAAAGCGAGACCCCAAAGAATCTCGTTCTCGGCAGTGTTGCCTCCGCCGGGCATATACACATGATTGTCGCGACAGAACAGATAGAGGTAATGGTTGGCAAGACCGGAGCCATTGAAACCGCCACCCTTATGACGAGCGATGATCTCCTCGCAATGCTTCTGGCATTCAGCCCAGCCCTCCTGCTTTCCGTCGGTGTAGACCTTGGCATTGAGGTAAAGGCGGGCCAGGAGAGCCTGTGCTCCGTCAAGACCCACATGGCCGTAAGCTACAGGCATATCAGAGTCCTTAAACTTAGCCACTATGTCCTCAAGCTCATCCTTGAGCCAGTTGTAGAGGTCAAGGCGAGACTTCTGTACCGGATTCTCACCCACAGCCGCCTCCTCGGTGATGAACGAACCCTGACCGAAGATGTCAACCACCCAATAGTAGCTCATCGCACGGAGCGTACGGGCCTGGAGCACCATATCCTGAACAACGGGATCGGAATTGGTGCGGGCATTAGCTATGAAGTCGTTGCAGACAGCAATGTGAGAGTATAGGCGCGAGTATGTACCGTAAATGTTGCCGTTGGACGCATCGAAGGAGTTGGTGCAGATGTCATAGATGCCCTCGTCCTTCCATATCCACAGACATTCGTCGGTAGGAAACTCATTCATCATGAAGATGGCACGGCAGTACTGTCCGCGACCGTTGTCGAGACCGGATATATCGGATGAGCCGGGACCATCCTGACCTGATACAGCCATACCGCTGTAACACTTGGCAAGAACGGCTGCATAGTCGGTGGCATTGCCATAGTTGGGGTCGTTGGGCTCAAGATCCAGGTCGCCTATACAGGAGGACATCGAGAGACCGAGGGCAAGACCGCCAAGCGCAATATATTTATTCAATTTCATTGTGTTAGTCTTGATTAATAGTGTTTTCAACAATCGTTTAGAATGTGGCTACAACACCAAGAGTATAGATTACAGCCTTGGGATAGACACTGTTGTCGATACCGCCAAACACTTCAGGGTCAATGCCCTTGTACTTGGTGATAATGAATGGATTCTGAACGCCGGCAA
The sequence above is drawn from the Duncaniella freteri genome and encodes:
- a CDS encoding RagB/SusD family nutrient uptake outer membrane protein, whose translation is MKLNKYIALGGLALGLSMSSCIGDLDLEPNDPNYGNATDYAAVLAKCYSGMAVSGQDGPGSSDISGLDNGRGQYCRAIFMMNEFPTDECLWIWKDEGIYDICTNSFDASNGNIYGTYSRLYSHIAVCNDFIANARTNSDPVVQDMVLQARTLRAMSYYWVVDIFGQGSFITEEAAVGENPVQKSRLDLYNWLKDELEDIVAKFKDSDMPVAYGHVGLDGAQALLARLYLNAKVYTDGKQEGWAECQKHCEEIIARHKGGGFNGSGLANHYLYLFCRDNHVYMPGGGNTAENEILWGLAFEPYYTQSYGAANFIICASITTANMDKNGFSMSSANYGMVNEWTCMHGRKEFFDKFTDGDKRSSLWLKEDDGFTRENTDYSTFNNGYATVKFTNLIAGTDGGWSQENGGIYGPVDSEGKPTMAANTQNWPDTDYPLIRLADVYLMYTECFIMGNVGDQAKALRYASYVSERAGQRAWVEGDLTADNILDERARELYWELTRRSDLVRHDKYTGGRYLWSWKGNVAEGNSINERYKLMPIPVQIISAQPEFKQNPGY